One Carya illinoinensis cultivar Pawnee chromosome 5, C.illinoinensisPawnee_v1, whole genome shotgun sequence genomic window, GAGATTTTGGCTTGAAATGTCTGAACAACAAGAACGAATGTCTCTAGAACCCCAATTTTGTGATTGATGACTAATGAGACTCCATTAATATACCATATTGGCATGGTGGTAGAGTTCTACCTATTACCCCAAGGAAATATGTAGACGTGATTCAATTCCCAGAGGAAGTGTACATTTGGCCTATAGAATAAACATATAACCAATTAAGCACAATGTTGTTTCTATGAGCAAccgatcggaaaaaaaaaaaaaaaggatgttgTTTCTATGAACAAACAAAAAGTCAAAGTTGGGAATGCTAtatgtgctactcatttttgttCCTAGTGCATGTTTATGaggatagaaaaatgatatgagATGCATGCAACCTACATGTACACTTCCTTCCAATCCAAGGTAAAGAAGGATGGATATTGATGTCTTGATAATTCAGTTGTGTCCTTGTATGCTTGGATTGGAAGataaaatgattataggagACACTCTTTTAGCTGGActtcaaaatatatcaaaataaaaacacaaagtcACAGGAACCTCCTAGGTGAAGTTCCTGTGTTcattttcccttttaattaattttaatggtCATGTCTAAAcatatgtaaaagtaaaatcGTTGTCGCTATAGGTCCAGTTCCATCTATTTTTGTTGAGCCAATTCTCTGTGGCAGTGAGGTGGAAAATCCATCCCTCAATCTTCAGAGGAGTAAGGATTAGAGAGGAAGAACTTTATAATAATGGAGAAGTGTTTTCCCAAAATAAGTGCCTTAGTTCTTGTTCATATTTTTGGTCCTCAAACCAACCTGTCCTCTCTTTCTGTTGCTTAGTAAGTGGACTGTGGGAGCATGGGGGGAGCAGTATTTGCTTTTGACCGATAGAAAGCATCTCTTTTGTTCGTCCTGACTAAACCTGCCAAAAAATCACAATAGAAAAAGTTGTTATTGCTATcgatcaaaaaaagaaaaagttattgCCGGGAGAGTAGCAACAGAGACTTCTCTATCTGAAGCAGAGGCTTTGTTGTCAACTTCCTCAtaaatttccttttatttatggCATGTGATTGTTACGCTAGAACTCTTGGATTTGTTACACTACGATTCCACCTTCTTCGGCTTTTGCACCCTATTTGTTTCTAAATGCATTTGCTTTCAGGTTCTTGTCCAGGAAGGATATCCAGCTCATTGTAGGATTCGGATGCCCAAGCATAGACAGGAAAGTTGTCAACTCAGGGAAGCGTCTGAGAGCACATGTTGGCATTGATGAAGGAAATGTATGTCCTTTGATTTTCCCAATTTTTACCTCCATGTGAATCGGTGTGATTAAGTTAATAAAATCAATGTCTTTTATTCAGTAAACTTCAAAATCTTTTCCTACTGATTACTTTGAATCCAACTTATGTTTCTCTTAAAAGATACCAGTATGATCAGTACGCATTTATTACATCTAAAAATTTTAGTAGGTTTGTAGCTCCTGCAATTTAAGGGGAGACTGTGAGAGGGCATATGTGAAGGCACGTCAAGATGAAAGTGGGCGAACTGTGGATGTCATGCGCATCTTGTTAACATATGGGCTTGATCAAATTACTACTGGTACAGTGGAGAACAAACTAGGTTTAAACAGATTACTTACAGAATCAGTGAGAAGGCTTCTGAAGGAAATGGTAGAATGTAGTACTACCAAGGAACTTGACTCTGATCTACCTAAGGCCACACCCTTGAAAAGAGCCGCATCAGCACAAGATCATTCCTGGCCCCCAGAAAAAGCCCACGTAAATGTCCCAATGAAGCAAGGAGACTGGATTTGTCCCAAGTAGTTTGATTGCTACACTTAAACTGATTTAAaatatctctctttctctctctctgtatatatatatataattaaagatgtATATATTTACTGTGTTTCACCcttgttattttttgtttatagatGCAGCTTCCTTAATTTTGCAAGAAACATCAAGTGCTTGCGTTGTGATGGTTTATTCCATGAAAGACTAAAGCAACTGCGGGAGGTTCAGGATCATCTTCCATTAAAGAAGGGGGATTGGATATGTGACAAGTAATGGCTTTTCAGGTTATTTAACTTTGGAAACTTTATGGTTCTTTCTGATTAAGATGATATTTTTACAGATGCAATTTCTTAAATTTTGCCAAGAACACAAGATGTTTGCAATGCAAAGAGAACCCTCCAAAGCGGCAACTTAATCCCGGGGAGTGGGAGTGTGACTCGTAAGTTCTCTTCCTACTGCAttctctttttcattctttgaaGTCAGTGCTATTCTTTGAAATGGTACGGCTTTTCCTCGAATATTTTAAATCCAGTAAGGAATCTGTCATTGTTGAAGGTGTAACTACATCAACTTCAGAAGAAATATCGTATGTTTGAAATGTGACTTCAGAAGGCCAAAAGCATTCAATGCTTCAAATCCCTCCAATCAACCTCAAGATAATGGAGACTATTGTAATAAGAGTGAAATGAGTTTTATCAGAGGCAAGGCCAATGCTAACGATCAGGCATCTGTTGGACGAAATAGAAGAAGTCTAGAAATGGGCGCAAATATATGGAGATCTGTGGAAGATTCCAGCGATCATGTTAACAAGAGGGAAATGAGTATTGTCAGGGCTAAGGCCAATGTTAACCATAAGGCTTCTGTTGGAAGAACTAGAAAAAGTCAGGAAACTGGCTCAAATATGTGGAGATTTGTGGACGATTCCAACGATTATGCTTGCTCAAGCGCATGTAATGACGATTCTGGATTTCTAGATTTTCCCATTTCTGGGGGCAAGAGTGATTTATCTCAAGATGAACAAAGGAGGGAAAGATGGAAGTTGGAGATGCTACAGAGGAGAAAAAGCACCATAACGGCAAGCCCAGAAGATGATAAATTTAGGTCTGCAAATTTCCCGAGAAAGCTGGATTTCCCCGAGTCAACCGATGATGAAGAGCTGGCTGAATGGTTTGGGCATGGGAAGACTGAGAGAGAGGCTTGTTCCACTACCTGATCAAGTGCAAGATTGATTTAAGATAAAAGCATTGCCTCCAGAGAAAATGGTGATCTATTCAGGAAACTAGGTGTGCACTACAAGGCAGATTTTCTGGTTAAAAAGTGCTGGTAAAGCCTTGATCCTTCTGCATTGTTTGTAAAAGCAGGCCAAGATTTTGTGCGGCCCTGGATTTTGGGGTTTCATGTGTCTATAAACTCTGTAAATTTTGCTGCGCTGTAGTAGTTTTGATTCTCAGGTAATTCCCTTTATCGAAAAATAGGGATACATAAATGAGTTGTGCTATATACAAGCGAACTTACATACTAATTTTCGTACTAATACTTatgacttcatatttaaaatttaaattgacactatttttaataaagtctATTTTCTAATCAATCACTAATTTTCGTACTAATATTTatgacttcatatttaaaattcaaattggcattatttttaatgaagtctaTTTTCTAATCAATCACAATGGATGGATGCAAATATTGGGGTGCAGAATCGCttaactaaatttttctttcataaaatctCTCGCACATCATCGGAGAATTCTCGCTGGCCAAGGCACCGGAAAGAATAACCATTGAAAAACCAAGCAGTGACAAAAACCCTACAATAATCATACGAAATTACCATTGGGcatgtaaaaattataacgTGTGACGAGCAAAGCATTATTCCAGGATACAAATTACGTTGCTCTTGACATCCCATAAACTGGCCCCTAATTTGACTAACTGATACTGATACAAGCAATacaacaagaacaagaggaacAATAGTTACATTGAGGATAAGGAATCCTCCCGTTGTTGATACCCAAACAACCCCCTCTCCAagacccagtcttctatcattGCCTGGGAACTCAATGGCTGGTCGGTAGGCACAAGATGCCCAGCCCCCAACACTACAACATGACTCAAACTCCCCCTATTCCTCACGTACCCAGCTAGCGCTCCACTCACCTTCCAAACCTTCCTGTCTGTCATCAAAAACTCCTCAAGTCCATCCCAACTTATCGTTTTCATCCAAGCCTCTGTTGAAACCACACCATCCCTCAAATCAAAATGCCCTTGATACAACAAAACCTTGCTTTTCTTCACCAAAAACTCCACCATATATTTCACACTCTTCATCACATCCTCGTGCAATGCGTCCCCCACAACATCGCTGCATTCCTCAAAAAACACAGATTGGTTCGCACGCAAGGCCCTCTTCACCTCCTCGTTTTGTAAAAACTGGGTAACCAACTCAGTTTGGTAAGGAACTTTCCGAGTAAAATCATACAAAGTGGCCAATCCTGTCATGTTTTGCAGCAAACGCAAGACCCCACTCCTAGCATTTGTTGCCGCCGTCCAATTCCTTGATTTGGTCAGTCTAACTGCCTCCAATTGCGCCTTCTCCAGCTCACCCTTCTGTTTCTCATCTATCAAACCAGAAAAGTAAGCATTTACAGCATGAGTTGCCACTTGAGTCAAGGGGTCCGTTAATCCATTTCCGATAGCAACGCCTGCTAAGTTCACCTGCTTCGACACCGGCAACTGAGCATTCTTCTTGAGAATATAGTAACCAATTGCAGGAACATACTTCCCCGCATAACTCTCACCCGTAATATAAATTGGACGAAACTTAAACTGCGGGTCTAATTGAAGAAAAGAGGTGATCGCAGCAAAAAGATGCTTGGCAACAGTGTATTGACCTCTTGGGATTTCTTCGGGCGTAGAGGCAATACTAAAACCGGTTCCAATCGGATTGTCGAGGAAAAGGAGGCCGAATTTGCGGTTCCAAGAACCCAAATTTGGCTCAATAACAAGTGGG contains:
- the LOC122311178 gene encoding zinc finger protein VAR3, chloroplastic-like isoform X2; this encodes MHKLSPSGHVHLCSSLRNFFKGHKTLSPITLFSTCAETIGPKSKLEFIINEVEELQSSKFTTQITQTAPETENSSILSLPTKPERMTVQISHPWPEWVDLMECLLKRGCIEGGRAPFGIGEAGDTKERNLIRTACLNFARDRFLSRKDIQLIVGFGCPSIDRKVVNSGKRLRAHVGIDEGNVCSSCNLRGDCERAYVKARQDESGRTVDVMRILLTYGLDQITTGTVENKLGLNRLLTESVRRLLKEMVECSTTKELDSDLPKATPLKRAASAQDHSWPPEKAHVNVPMKQGDWICPKCSFLNFARNIKCLRCDGLFHERLKQLREVQDHLPLKKGDWICDKCNFLNFAKNTRCLQCKENPPKRQLNPGEWECDSCNYINFRRNIVCLKCDFRRPKAFNASNPSNQPQDNGDYCNKSEMSFIRGKANANDQASVGRNRRSLEMGANIWRSVEDSSDHVNKREMSIVRAKANVNHKASVGRTRKSQETGSNMWRFVDDSNDYACSSACNDDSGFLDFPISGGKSDLSQDEQRRERWKLEMLQRRKSTITASPEDDKFRSANFPRKLDFPESTDDEELAEWFGHGKTEREACSTT
- the LOC122311178 gene encoding zinc finger protein VAR3, chloroplastic-like isoform X1; this translates as MHKLSPSGHVHLCSSLRNFFKGHKTLSPITLFSTCAETIGPKSKLEFIINEVEELQSSKFTTQITQTAPETENSSILSLPTKPERMTVQISHPWPEWVDLMECLLKRGCIEGGRAPFGIGEAGDTKERNLIRTACLNFARDRYDLIRFLSRKDIQLIVGFGCPSIDRKVVNSGKRLRAHVGIDEGNVCSSCNLRGDCERAYVKARQDESGRTVDVMRILLTYGLDQITTGTVENKLGLNRLLTESVRRLLKEMVECSTTKELDSDLPKATPLKRAASAQDHSWPPEKAHVNVPMKQGDWICPKCSFLNFARNIKCLRCDGLFHERLKQLREVQDHLPLKKGDWICDKCNFLNFAKNTRCLQCKENPPKRQLNPGEWECDSCNYINFRRNIVCLKCDFRRPKAFNASNPSNQPQDNGDYCNKSEMSFIRGKANANDQASVGRNRRSLEMGANIWRSVEDSSDHVNKREMSIVRAKANVNHKASVGRTRKSQETGSNMWRFVDDSNDYACSSACNDDSGFLDFPISGGKSDLSQDEQRRERWKLEMLQRRKSTITASPEDDKFRSANFPRKLDFPESTDDEELAEWFGHGKTEREACSTT
- the LOC122311735 gene encoding serine carboxypeptidase-like 50 produces the protein MESTVRHALNLLCLLLLISLSFFHQIPASPPSFPDEALPTKSGYLPVSPATSSAIFYAFYEVQEPFSSLSQTPLVIWLQGGPGCSSMIGNFLELGPWRVNFLKARDDPLVIEPNLGSWNRKFGLLFLDNPIGTGFSIASTPEEIPRGQYTVAKHLFAAITSFLQLDPQFKFRPIYITGESYAGKYVPAIGYYILKKNAQLPVSKQVNLAGVAIGNGLTDPLTQVATHAVNAYFSGLIDEKQKGELEKAQLEAVRLTKSRNWTAATNARSGVLRLLQNMTGLATLYDFTRKVPYQTELVTQFLQNEEVKRALRANQSVFFEECSDVVGDALHEDVMKSVKYMVEFLVKKSKVLLYQGHFDLRDGVVSTEAWMKTISWDGLEEFLMTDRKVWKVSGALAGYVRNRGSLSHVVVLGAGHLVPTDQPLSSQAMIEDWVLERGLFGYQQREDSLSSM